The Styela clava chromosome 2, kaStyClav1.hap1.2, whole genome shotgun sequence genome contains a region encoding:
- the LOC120336487 gene encoding uncharacterized protein LOC120336487, whose translation MATLSTFIIFVSLFSFCVATSTVQQRQAFKTCMKGKQRIGQLSEDAIAHCRKLARQNQPPNTIQENDAGRDVHQHITTKSSEEMAFKYFKNLGMWKNGLTELGTGLLDEICSCWRRSESVKEKWTSLFEKRKDNEVAMLKVVNQRWTGEEGIASFAPISKKLHMQDLTAGELILHRVSPSKIGENFGRYRTAVYSTWRNVSKSRIHADFQSACPSTKGNIMMLDLDLQNLVEWRIAGDQLLKLHIRVLPRRQYIAGGMHTATKTRISVVEQVVGLVLHFTQPKEDISPHLARAFVKPSVRSDGMSENDLPKLVPIENNEAQADAIKQDGNDDIMKILLGTGTSSNEKSTVNRVSARAKRSVEKSNRSRQRRVPANTRPPPTAATRTPRKCRRMSHRLSPNAYRRLRIRHPEYEDEMFDIGECMGDCPRSLASANLNVTYHTVAISESLGTNPDLTVCCVPHTYKNVYYTGYSDEEYFFQKILKNLKANSCACR comes from the exons ATGGCAACTCTTTCAACTTTCATTATATTTGtgtcattgttttctttttgtgtAGCAACTTCAACAGTTCAACAGCGACAAGCGTTTAAAACTTGTATGAAAGGCAAGCAAAG AATCGGCCAATTGTCTGAAGATGCAATTGCACACTGTAGAAAATTAGCGCGACAGAATCAACCGCCAAACACAATTCAAGAAAACG ATGCGGGTCGAGATGTACATCAACACATCACTACAAAATCATCTGAAGAAATGGCATTCAAGTATTTTAAGA atcTTGGAATGTGGAAGAATGGTCTGACGGAATTGGGAACTGGATTATTGGACGAGATTTGTTCGTGTTGGAGGCGATCGGAATCTGTTAAAGAAAAATGGACGTCGCTATTCGAAAAAAGAAAAGACAACGAAGTTGCCATGTTGAAAGTCGTGAATCAGAGATGGACAGGAGAAGAAGGAATTGCTTCATTTGCTCCAATTTCAAAAAA GTTGCACATGCAGGATTTGACAGCCGGAGAATTGATATTGCATCGTGTTAGCCCTTCCAAAATCGGAGAAAACTTCGGAAGATATCGCACTGCGGTTTATTCTACTTGGAGAAATGTTAGTAAATCTAGGATTCATGCCGACTTTCAG TCAGCCTGTCCATCTACTAAGGGAAATATAATGATGCTAGACCTTGACCTTCAAAACTTGGTGGAATGGAGAATCGCCGGTGATCAATTGTTGAAACTTCACATTCGTGTCCTGCCTCGTCGGCAATATATTGCTGGCGGTATGCACACAGCAACTAAGACCAGAATATCGGTTGTGGAACAAGTTGTGGGTCTTGTTTTGCACTTCACTCAACCAAAAGAAGACATTTCGCCACATTTGGCTCGTGCTTTTGTGAAACCTTCGGTCAGATCAGATGGAATGTCAGAGAATGACTTGCCTAAACTTGTTCCGATAGAGAATAATGAAGCGCAAGCAGATGCTATCAAGCAAGACGGAAATGATGATATCATGAAGATTTTACTAGGAACTGGAACGTCATCGAATGAAAAGAGTACAGTAAATCGAG TCTCGGCGAGAGCAAAAAGAAGCGTCGAAAAGTCCAACCGCAGTCGCCAACGACGTGTGCCGGCAAACACAAGACCTCCACCAACAGCTGCAACGAGAACGCCACGAAAATGTAGAAGAATGTCTCATCGACTAAGCCCAAACGCATACAGG AGACTGAGAATTCGTCATCCAGAGTACGAAGATGAAATGTTTGATATCGGAGAATGTATGGGAGATTGTCCGCGCTCATTAGCTTCAGCAAATTTAAATGTAACTTATCATACTGTCGCTATTTCAGAG AGTTTAGGCACTAATCCGGATTTGACCGTATGCTGCGTTCCTCATACGTATAAAAATGTATATTATACCGGATATTCAGATGAAGAATATTTCTTCCAGAAGATTCTCAAAAACCTCAAAGCAAACTCGTGTGCATGTCGTTAA
- the LOC120336488 gene encoding uncharacterized protein LOC120336488 → MIVNITYCHAPDYFRNLSFVVISYWTNSKQEAMTTYATTQPLPASYIVQSPGIVTANEEPHRATKNKSTFLGIGIAEVSIGALCVCLGIAVYIVIPFPFSYVGAGLWGGIWYIISGSLGIASGVNPNDCNVVAGLVISILASLAAFGAAIADALAATFWAALTNGTSTLVGIHGALAFLSFVEFILAIVHSAYCCSAGCGNRTHQGRVIASTTVMTVPVGNAGYQPQPQVQTYANWNAQPQQMQQPAPVYTQPDKFANA, encoded by the exons ATGATTGTAAATATTACCTACTGTCACGCGCCAGATTATTTTAGGAACTTGAGTTTTGTAGTTATATCCTATTGGACAAATTCAAAGCAGGAGGCAATGACAACCTACGCTACCACTCAACCGCTTCCAGCATCATACATAGTTCAGTCACCTGGTATTGTTACTGCAAATGAAGAGCCACATCgcgcaacaaaaaataaaagcactTTTCTTGGAATTGGG ATCGCTGAAGTATCCATCGGAGCTCTGTGTGTGTGTCTTGGAATAGCAGTTTACATTGTCATACCTTTTCCGTTCAGCTATGTTGGAGCAGGATTATGGGGAGGTATCTGG TACATTATATCGGGCAGCCTTGGAATAGCTTCGGGTGTGAACCCAAACGATTGTAAC GTTGTGGCCGGGCTTGTAATTTCTATACTTGCTAGCCTAGCGGCTTTCGGCGCAGCGATCGCGGATGCTTTGGCTGCGACATTCTGGGCAGCTCTTACAAATGGG ACTAGCACATTGGTTGGAATCCACGGAGCTTTGGCATTTCTATCATTTGTCGAATTCATATTGGCTATTGTTCATTCGGCATATTGCTGCTCAGCAGGCTGCGGAAACCGTACACACCAG GGTCGCGTGATAGCCTCAACTACAGTGATGACCGTTCCGGTAGGAAATGCAG GCTATCAACCTCAGCCACAAGTTCAAACTTACGCCAATTGGAATGCACAGCCTCAACag ATGCAGCAGCCAGCTCCGGTTTATACACAACCTGAT AAATTTGCAAACGCGTAA